In Kwoniella newhampshirensis strain CBS 13917 chromosome 2, whole genome shotgun sequence, one DNA window encodes the following:
- a CDS encoding phosphopyruvate hydratase, giving the protein MLTLTFLPRCFVLPVLSGHPSPVLHGLTTIRNPTVEVDVHTEKGRYRSQVPSGASTGAHEAVELRDGGAPYVGKGVSKAVSNVNDIIAPALIESKLPVTSQKEIDDLLIKLDGTDNKGKLGANAILGVSMAVSEAAAADKGLPLYAYLAGLAGVSEPYVLPVPAFNVINGGSHAGNALAFQEFMLLPTGATSFAEALKLGSETYHTLKKVITKKYGIDAANVGDEGGFAPNVSGAEESLDLLTEAIKQAGYTGKIQIGLDVASSEFFKDGKYDLDFKNPNSDPSKWLTGEQLANLYHSYCDKYDICSIEDPFHEDDFDAWAHYNSTAKIQIVGDDLLVTNPRRIKMAIEKKACNALLLKVNQIGTVSESIQAVQLSQSNGWGVMTSHRSGETESTYIADLAVALRTGEIKTGAPCRSERVAKYNQLLRIEEELAGKSIFAGAKGLARGTTAPELHSTK; this is encoded by the exons ATGCTAACGTTGACCTTCCTTCCGCGCTGCTTTGTCCTTCCCGTTCTTTCTGGTCACCCCTCGCCTGTCCTTCATGGATTGACGACTATACGTAACCCTACTGTGGAGGTCGATGTCCACACCGAGAAGGGCCGATACAGGTCCCAAGTCCCCTCTGGTGCTTCCACCGGTGCCCACGAGGCCGTTGAGTtgagagatggtggtgCCCCCTACGTGGGCAAGG GTGTCTCCAAGGCCGTTTCCAACGtcaacgacatcatcgCCCCCGCTCTCATCGAGTCCAAGCTCCCCGTCACCTCccagaaggagattgatgacctcctcatcaagctcgacGGTACTGACAACAAGGGCAAGCTCGGTGCTAACGCTATCCTCGGTGTCTCCATGGCTGTCTCTGAGGCCGCCGCTGCCGACAAG GGTCTTCCCCTCTACGCTTACCTCGCTGGCCTCGCCGGTGTCTCTGAGCCTTACGTCCTTCCCGTCCCTGCCTTCAACGTCATCAACGGCGGTTCTCACGCCGGTAACGCTCTTGCCTTCCAGGAGTTCATGCTCCTCCCCACTGGCGCAACTTCTTTCGCTGAGGCTCTCAAGCTCGGCTCCGAGACTTACCACACCTTGAAGAAGGTCATCACCAAGAAGTACGGTATCGACG CTGCCAACGTCGGTGACGAGGGTGGTTTCGCCCCCAACGTCTCCGGTGCTGAGGAatccctcgacctcctcacCGAGGCTATCAAGCAGGCTGGTTACACCGGCAAGATCCAGATCGGTCTCGACGTCGCCTCTTCCGAGTTCTTCAAGGACGGCAAGTACGACCTTGACTTCAAG AACCCCAACTCGGATCCTTCCAAGTGGCTCACCGGTGAACAGCTTGCCAACCTCTACCACTCTTACTGTGACAAGTACGACATCTGCTCCATCGAGGACCCCTTCCACGAGGATGACTTCGACGCTTGGGCTCACTACAACTCCACTGCCAAGATCCAGATCGTTGGTGATGACCTTTTGGTCACCAACCCTCGAAGGATCAAGATGGctatcgagaagaaggcttgTAACGCCCTTCTTCTTAAA GTGAACCAAATCGGTACCGTTTCTGAGTCCATCCAGGC CGTCCAACTCTCTCAGTCTAACGGTTGGGGTGTGATGACCTCCCACCGATCCGGTGAGACCGAGTCCACCTACATTGCCGACCTTGCTGTTGCTCTCAGGACTGG TGAGATCAAGACCGGTGCCCCTTGTCGATCCGAGCGTGTTGCGA AGTACAACCAACTTCTCCGAATTGA GGAGGAGCTTGCTGGCAAGTCCATCTTCGCCGGTGCCAAGGGCCTCGCCCGAGGTACCACCGCTCCTGAGCTCCACTCCACCAAGTAA